The genomic interval GTGCCGGGCTTTGCCACGATACCTATTCTGCTCACCAGGGCGTGGAACATGATGATATGAACATACTTGTGCTTGGCGCATGTATAGTAGGATTAAAACTAGCCATTGAACTCGTCCAGTCATTCTTAGGCGCCACATTTAACGGAGAAGAACGTCACAAGAGAAGAGTAGGGAAAATTGAATCTATTGAAAAACGTTACAAAGGCTAATTACTTAAATTGTATTGTTTATGCTTCTATGAAAGGGGGGGACGGTGAATAATAACGTATTTAAACGTGCATGCCGCAATGTATTATTTATAATGATGTTGTTTTTATGCTGTGAAACAACCTATGCCAATGAAATTAGCCGCATTAATCTTGATGATTTGGAAAATATTATTTCTGACAATAAAGGGAAGGTGGTTCTGGTAAATATGTGGGCAACATGGTGTCCATACTGCAGAAAAGAATTGCCAGGATTTAGCAGTTTACAAAAAAAATACAATGGCAAGATAGAAATTATTGGGATTGCTTTCGATGAAAACGGTGATCAAACAGTACCGACATTTTTAAGAAAATGGAACGTAACATATACAAATTATCTTGCAGGGGAGGATCTTACTTCAGGATTTAGTTTACTGGGATTTCCAACAACAATTATATACGATACAAACGGAAAAGAAGTTAACAAACACATCGGCTATGTATCAGAACAGGATTTTGAAAAAGAGATTAATGAAATATTGGAATAAATCTGATCTGCAGAGATTTTAAATATGAAATTGCTGGAGACGATGTAAAAGGGTTCTTCGCATATAATGGGATTGATATTGTTGGCGTTGTAAATGCCCAAGGGGCTGTTCCTTGTACAATTAGTTAACCAAAAATCGGGAATGCTCCTGTTGTTCAAACTATGTCCCCCGCTGGCGGGGGTGCAGGGGGTGGACTGTATTTCTCCATCGATTCAACTACCCCTTTTATTATGAAAATAAATTTGACCCTCTTTCCCACGCCCAGCAGACTGGTCAGATGGACAATTTTATCCTGTTTCGTGACATGCATTCCCGCAGAACGTAGGAATGAGAAGAAAAATTTATGGCTATTCATATTATAAACCTCCCGAATTTCCTTCGCAGACAATTCCACCCCCTTAATCCCCCGCCAGCGGGGGACAGGCTTGCAGCATTGTTTTGCCCCAATCACACAAACGGTTACAAAAAATCGGGAATGCTCCTGTTGTTTGGGAATGCATTTGTTCGAGAAACTCCGGTTTCTCGCATGTTTGCGGATAGATAGGGAATAAAATCACAGGGTTAAAACAGTTTGTAATTTGTCAAGTCAGACCCTCACTGGAAACAAAGTTTCCAGTGCAATTGCGTTCTGATCTCCGATAGTTTAATAAATTACGCTGAATAGTTACAAGATCATTGCATGTCTTTCTTGCCTGGGTATTGTTGATTTCTGTATGCCGCGGCACAGACGATCGTTTGTTTTGAATTGGATTCCACCACCACTAATGATGACTACCTTCTTGATAAATTCACATCCTTGCGGCCGTAAATGCTTCAGCAGATCATTGCGCTTCATACAACAATTTTTTCTTCCACATATCACTTCCTACGGGAGCATTCCTGATTTTTGGAAAACAAAAATGCTCGTTCCCAAACTCCGGTTTGGGAACGTAATTGCGTTGGAAGCTCTAGCTTCCATTTAGCCGGCAAGCGAAGCTTCGTGTATTATTCGATTCAAAAGAGGTTTCCAAATATCTTGGGTAACATACTGAAAAGCCTCCAAGCTGACATCATGGGTTCATTCCCTTTTCCATTCGAAGCTGGAGCTTCTCAAACAATCCCGTTCCCAAGCCGGAGCTTTGGGAGCGAGCGGTTTTTTTCACGGGAATGCATCCGTTAAGAATTATTGTAACACTTTGGTTTTAAAAAAAACGTATTACCGATAAGCTCCGTAGGAGCAACCTGTTTGTAGATAGAATACCATAACAGATCGTAGAGACAGGTTTGAAACCTGTCTCTATAATCAGGAGCGGCCTGTCTTCCTGTCAATCATATACAGGCCGCTCCTACGGAGCTATTTACCTGTTGAATTTTATTGCGCTACAAACAGACCGCACCCAAAGGGGCTACATTGTTTTTTATATCCCCTTGAATTTTTCAAATAACTAAGGTGTTGAGAATTATTTTATTAAAAACAACCCCCCCTTTTTCCCCCTTTATTAAGGGATACTTTTCTGGCAGGTTGCTTAACTTAATGACATTGGTTTGCAAACCTGAACCTGCCGGGAGTCGTGTGATGTTTATGCTGAATAGTTACTCAAAATGGGAAAGAACTGACGTTGTAAGCAACCACTTTGGTGGTTTTTTGCCATAGGCACACACGGGATAACTACTCCACGGATAATCTGCCAACCGCCTGACTATTTTGGCTCGTAAAGGATTCCTGTGTATATAGCGGGAAAGACACATCTGGTATTCATCCTTTTCAACAAGAAAGGTTTTGAATCGTCCCTGGAAAAGGTGCCAAATTCGCTTGTGTTTTAAATTATACCGGTGCGTGTACGTAGTTCCAAACCATTGCATACATTGAAAAATATTGGGTTTATTGGTTTTGAGGAGTAAATGATAATGGTTATCCATGAGAACATAGGCATATACTTCAACCTCAAACCGTTCCTATATGTTTCCCAAAATATCGAGAAACGAAATACGATCGTCATTGTCATGGAAAATATTCCTTCGCTCATTTCCCCGTGATAAGATGTGATAGTAAGTCCCCTTCAAATTCTATGCGCCATGGCCTTGTCATGGCAGCCAAGATATAAAAATTGCCTTTTATTATCAACAAATTAATCACCAATCAAGGTGTGACCCTCGCCCTTTTAATTGAAGCGTCTCAATCCCTTCTACATCAGGTCAATGATTTCCACCGACAAAATCAAGTACATAAGGAGCTGCTCTTTGGAGTCTCAATCCCTTCTACATCAGGTCAATGATTTCCACGCAATTGTGTCGGCGATGAGCTATTCCCGGTAACAATGACCGTCTCAATCCCTTCTACATCAGGTCAATGATTTCCACAAAATGGGTATGCTCCTCATCAAGCATTCTCAATCAAGGTTGTCTCAATCCCTTCTACATCAGGTCAATGATTTCCACGTGGAATGACGCGTGGCTTAGTAACAAGGACTGCGACGTCTCAATCCCTTCTACATCAGGTCAATGATTTCCACGGCAAACTGGAGGTGCTGGTCGGAGGGCAAAAGACACTGTCTCAATCCCTTCTACATCAGGTCAATGATTTCCACCGTTTAGTTGTATCGTGCGCGCGCACGGATACTTTTTTGTCTCAATCCCTTCTACATCAGGTCAATGATTTCCACGTATTAATATGTTAGACGGCGTTAACGAGGTATTTACCGTCTCAATCCCTTCTACATCAGGTCAATGATTTCCACAAAAGCACCTGCGATAGTAGCTAAAGCACCCGGCAACATAGCGTCTCAATCCCTTCTACATCAGGTCAATGATTTCCACAGCGGCATATGTAACTTTAGAATTAACAACTACTTGCAAGGCCATTTCCTGTAACCTCCACAATCTGTAATCATTACACATCGAAATTTTCATCCTTTCCATTAAAAAATTGTCTTAACCTCTTAAAACACAATCGATTATGATTTTCCTGTAACCACCCCCTTTTTAGCTATGTTTTAAAAATCCGCTAAATGCTTATCACACTTTAAATTACGTATATATTTTCAATCTTTGAGACCTTTCCCTTTCCCATTACTTCTATCCTTTTTTCACACCCGGCACAAATAGAATAAATACGGATACTGTCGTCTTCTGCGATTATAATCTCCTGTATTCTTTTTATCATTTTGCCTAAAAGCTTCTCATCCAAAATACATTCAAATACACTATACTGCACCCGGTCGCCAAAGTCTTCCAGGATTTTTGCGAGCTTTGTCCTTCTTCTTGTTTCCGGAATATCATAGGAAACCAAATAAAACATTGGTTATATCTCCATTACAAATGAAGTATAAGGAATATTATTTTGTATATGAGACGCTAAATTCTCCGCTTGTATGCGAAAACATTTTCTGAAGGTGGTGTTTTCTTTTTGTTGCGGATGAAGAAATTCCCTGTTTATCATTGTTTCATATTCCACAAAATACCGTTTCAATGGCTCTCGTTTCAAATACACCCCTCCCGTACTCGGATTAGCATAGAAATCTTCCTCGCAAAATATCCGGTTATTGATAAGATTCAGGGTGATACGATCTGCAATGGGGGCACGAAACTCCTCCATCAAGTCAGACGCAAGGGAAGATCTGCCATAATCAATTCCATGATAATATCCAAGATAAGGATCAAAGCCCAGCCCGTCAAGGAGCGAGGATATTTCATTAAAAATCATCGTATAATTTAATGAAAGCAATGCATTCACGGGATCAGTTGACGGGTACTTTTTCCGTCCTGGAAAAGCAAATGCAGAAAGGATCATTTTCCCAAAAGACGTAAAATATACCCTGGCGGCATTTCCCTCTATACCAAAAAGCTGGCTGATGTTCGCCGCTGATTCCACTTCATTTAATCGCAGGGAAAGGTCGTCCATTTCTACATCAAAGCTATTGCGGGGGTGATTATACGAAAACGACCGTACCAGTTGTATACAATTTTGTATCTTCCCGCAAACAATTACTTTTGCAAAAGCCAGCCGAAAGTCGTCATTCCAATATTGTTTAAACTGTTGAACACGAAGGGTAATATTTTTGGTGTAAGGGGAGGTTATCTGTCCAATGAGTTTCCCTGTTCTCGTGAGAATAGCCATTTCTATTCCATGCTCAAAGAGTTC from Candidatus Kuenenia stuttgartiensis carries:
- the cas2 gene encoding CRISPR-associated endonuclease Cas2, which encodes MFYLVSYDIPETRRRTKLAKILEDFGDRVQYSVFECILDEKLLGKMIKRIQEIIIAEDDSIRIYSICAGCEKRIEVMGKGKVSKIENIYVI
- a CDS encoding TlpA family protein disulfide reductase; its protein translation is MNNNVFKRACRNVLFIMMLFLCCETTYANEISRINLDDLENIISDNKGKVVLVNMWATWCPYCRKELPGFSSLQKKYNGKIEIIGIAFDENGDQTVPTFLRKWNVTYTNYLAGEDLTSGFSLLGFPTTIIYDTNGKEVNKHIGYVSEQDFEKEINEILE
- the cas1 gene encoding CRISPR-associated endonuclease Cas1, with the translated sequence MANLYLTEQNSILRKSGDRLIIEKDDKVLLEVQCHKIDAVLIFGNVQFTTQAVHELFEHGIEMAILTRTGKLIGQITSPYTKNITLRVQQFKQYWNDDFRLAFAKVIVCGKIQNCIQLVRSFSYNHPRNSFDVEMDDLSLRLNEVESAANISQLFGIEGNAARVYFTSFGKMILSAFAFPGRKKYPSTDPVNALLSLNYTMIFNEISSLLDGLGFDPYLGYYHGIDYGRSSLASDLMEEFRAPIADRITLNLINNRIFCEEDFYANPSTGGVYLKREPLKRYFVEYETMINREFLHPQQKENTTFRKCFRIQAENLASHIQNNIPYTSFVMEI